The Mycolicibacterium aurum genome segment GGCAGCATCGTCAACATCACCTCGACGATGGGCCGCGTCGCCGGACGCGGGTTCGCTGCGTACGGCACCGCGAAAGCCGCACTGGCGCACTACACGCGGCTGTCGGCGCTCGATCTGGCGCCACGCATCCGGGTGAACGCGATCGCGCCGGGCTCGATCCTGACCTCGGCGCTGGAGATCATCGCGACCAACGACGAGCTGCGCGATCCCATGGAGAAGGCCACCCCGATGAAGCGGCTCGGCGATCCGCTCGACATCGCCGCGGCCGCCGTCTATCTCGCGTCGCCGGCAGGCAGCTACCTCACCGGCAAGACGCTCGAAGTCGACGGCGGGATCACCTTCCCCAATCTCGACCTCCCGATCCCCGACCTGTAAGGAGCTCCCCCATGGCCAACCCCTCCCCTGTCCGCGTCGCCGCCATCGGCACCGGCAATGTCGGCAAGCACGCGCTGACCCAGCTCATCACCGATCCCCGGTTCGACCTGACCGCAGTGTGGGTGTCGTCGGAGTCCAAAGCCGGCAAGGACGCGGCAGAGCTTGCAGGACTGCAGGATTCGACCGGCATCCGCGCCACCACCGATCTCGACGCGGTGCTGGCCACGCAACCGGAGGTCGCGGTGTACACGGCGCTGGCCGACAACCGGTTGACCGAAGCCCTCGAGGACTACCGCCGCCTCCTGGCCGCCGGGGTCAATGTCGTGGGCAGCAGCGCGGTGTTCCTGCAGCACCCATGGCAGGTGCTGCCCGATGAACTCATCGCACCGATCGAGGACGCCGCCAAGGCCGGCAACGCCAGCATCTTCGTGAACGGCATCGACCCCGGCTTCGCCAATGACCTTCTGCCCATGGCACTGGCGGGCACCTGTCAGAGCATTCAGCAGATCCGCTGCATGGAGATCATCAACTACGACACCTACGACAGCGCCGCGGTGATGTTCGACGTGATGGGCTTCGGCGGCTCGCTCGACGAGACGCCCATGCTGCTGCAGCCGGGAGTGCTGAGCCTGGCGTGGGGTTCGGTGGTGCGGCAGTTGGCGGCCGGCCTCGGGATCGAACTCGACGAGGTCAACGAGACCCATATCCGCGTCCCCGCGCCGGAAGCCTTCGACATCGCCGCCGGCCGGATCGAGGAGGGCACCACCGCCGCGATCCGCTTCGAGGTGCGCGGCATCAAGGACGGGAACGTCGCGGTCGTTCTCGAACACGTCACCCGGTTGCGCGACGACCTGTGTCCGGACTGGCCTCAGCCCGCGGCGCATGGCGGGTCGTATCGCATCGAGATCACCGGGGAGCCGTCGTACGCCCTCGATCTGTGTCTCAGCAGCCCGAACGGCGATCACAACCACGCCGGGCTGGTCGCCACGGCCGCCCGGGTCGTCAATGCGATTCCCGCCGTAATCGACGCGGCGCCAGGAATTGTGACTGCGCGGGAGTTACCACCCGTAACTGGGAAAGGTCTGTACGCTAACGCTTGACACTCGCTGGAAGGATCCTGAAATGAAGGCTCGTCTGA includes the following:
- a CDS encoding NAD(P)H-dependent amine dehydrogenase family protein, encoding MANPSPVRVAAIGTGNVGKHALTQLITDPRFDLTAVWVSSESKAGKDAAELAGLQDSTGIRATTDLDAVLATQPEVAVYTALADNRLTEALEDYRRLLAAGVNVVGSSAVFLQHPWQVLPDELIAPIEDAAKAGNASIFVNGIDPGFANDLLPMALAGTCQSIQQIRCMEIINYDTYDSAAVMFDVMGFGGSLDETPMLLQPGVLSLAWGSVVRQLAAGLGIELDEVNETHIRVPAPEAFDIAAGRIEEGTTAAIRFEVRGIKDGNVAVVLEHVTRLRDDLCPDWPQPAAHGGSYRIEITGEPSYALDLCLSSPNGDHNHAGLVATAARVVNAIPAVIDAAPGIVTARELPPVTGKGLYANA